A genomic window from Emys orbicularis isolate rEmyOrb1 chromosome 8, rEmyOrb1.hap1, whole genome shotgun sequence includes:
- the LOC135882361 gene encoding uncharacterized protein LOC135882361: MRQMEEDVEFNPLVSRWNKYLDKDSEDQEEEVYTDREQMYSHKKNIVEEQRKRKSSFCHNDALECFEEKGIYGLTGQAKKVKTFESRKDSTTVADQDCGDYRCNSVVVPAISEFWVPENTQAPESTNVTVSKWGKFLLSPSSCNNGYITLAAQKSSWKLETQRASEGNFLMSDGYPQQEEDSESPGTGAQTEKSFTNNKRTAQKYASKLHSTTLAARGQTAFDISHAAIGGVLSGKYKDCLIRAVSGVAENNEGRLCLAGTVMPVNCLSKDAVTFASTDPFASSSGVPQCLTAPSSSFFCTDEDFDDDL; the protein is encoded by the exons ATGAGACAAATG GAAGAAGATGTGGAATTCAATCCCTTGGTCAGCCGGTGGAATAAGTATCTGGACAAGGACAGTgaagatcaggaggaggaggtgtaTACAGACAGAGAGCAGATGTACTCCCATAAAAAGAACATTGTGGAAGAACAAAG GAAACGCAAGAGCAGCTTCTGCCACAACGATGCTCTGGAGTGCTTTGAGGAAAAGGGAATTTATGGGCTCACTGGCCAAGCCAAGAAAGTCAAAACCTTTGAG AGCAGGAAAGATTCAACAACTGTAGCTGACCAGGACTGTGGAGATTATAGATGTAACAGCGTTGTGGTTCCTGCTATCAGTGAGTTTTGGGTACCTGAGAATACACAAGCTCCAGAGTCAACTAATGTCACCGTGTCCAAGTGGGGAAAATTTCTCCTGTCTCCTAGCAGCTGTAATAATGGTTACATAACCCTTGCAGCACAGAAGAGCAGTTGGAAGTTAGAGACACAGAGGGCCTCTGAAGGAAACTTTCTAATGTCGGATGGATATCCACAGCAGGAGGAAGATTCTGAATCTCCAGGCACAGGTGCCCAAACTGAAAAGAGCTTCACCAACAATAAGCGTACAGCACAGAAATATGCCTCAAAGCTTCATAGCACCACACTGGCTGCCAGGGGGCAGACTGCCTTTGACATCAGTCATGCAGCTATTGGGGGTGTGCTTTCTGGAAAATATAAGGACTGCCTGATTAGGGCAGTGTCTGGTGttgcagagaacaatgaaggCAGGTTATGCTTGGCAGGCACTGTGATGCCAGTAAACTGTTTATCCAAGGATGCTGTGACCTTTGCTTCTACAGATCCTTTTGCTAGCTCTAGTGGGGTGCCTCAGTGTCTTACTGCTCCAAGTAGCAGCTTCTTTTGCACAGATGAGGATTTTGATGATGATCTGTGA